A window of Microcystis aeruginosa FD4 contains these coding sequences:
- the galE gene encoding UDP-glucose 4-epimerase GalE, translating to MSQVKPTILVTGGAGYIGSHAVLALKNAGYSVIVLDNLSYGHAEIIKDILKVELIVGDTRDRSLLDNLFASRDLAAVMHFAAFIAVGESVQEPAIYYQNNVSGSLTLLQAMIAADVKKFVFSSTCAIYGMPKEIPMTESHPHHPLSPYAASKEMVEQILRDFDPAYGFKSVAFRYFNASGADPSGLLGEDHQPETHLIPLALLTALKKRDSLSIFGTDYDTPDGTAVRDYIHVNDLAQAHVLGLEYLLNGGESNVFNLGNGNGFSVREVIETAQAVTGLDIPVIESPRRAGDAPILIGSSDKAKQVLGWHPQYADLKLIVEHAWNWHQKRHA from the coding sequence GTGTCTCAAGTTAAACCTACCATTCTCGTTACTGGCGGTGCGGGTTATATTGGTTCCCATGCAGTTCTAGCACTCAAAAATGCTGGTTATTCCGTCATCGTACTCGATAATTTATCCTACGGTCACGCCGAAATCATTAAGGATATATTAAAAGTTGAGTTAATTGTCGGTGATACCAGGGATCGATCACTGCTGGATAATTTATTTGCCAGTCGTGATCTTGCCGCCGTCATGCACTTTGCCGCTTTTATTGCCGTGGGGGAATCGGTCCAAGAACCAGCTATTTACTATCAAAATAATGTTAGTGGCAGTCTGACTCTTTTGCAAGCGATGATCGCCGCCGATGTGAAGAAATTTGTTTTTTCTTCCACCTGTGCCATTTATGGAATGCCGAAAGAAATTCCGATGACGGAAAGTCATCCCCATCATCCCCTCAGTCCCTACGCTGCCAGTAAGGAAATGGTGGAACAAATTCTTAGGGATTTTGATCCAGCATATGGTTTTAAATCGGTTGCTTTCCGTTATTTTAATGCTTCAGGAGCCGATCCCAGTGGTTTATTAGGGGAAGATCACCAACCGGAAACCCATTTAATTCCCCTGGCTTTATTAACTGCCCTGAAAAAACGGGATTCCCTGTCAATTTTCGGCACGGATTATGATACTCCCGATGGTACTGCTGTTCGCGATTATATCCATGTTAATGATTTAGCACAGGCTCACGTTTTAGGCTTAGAATATCTCTTAAATGGTGGCGAAAGCAATGTGTTTAATTTGGGCAATGGTAACGGTTTTTCCGTGCGTGAAGTGATTGAAACAGCGCAAGCGGTAACTGGTTTAGATATTCCCGTCATCGAAAGTCCCAGAAGGGCAGGTGATGCTCCCATTTTAATCGGCAGTAGTGATAAAGCTAAACAGGTTCTCGGTTGGCATCCCCAATATGCCGATCTCAAGTTAATAGTTGAACACGCCTGGAATTGGCATCAAAAAAGACACGCTTAA
- a CDS encoding DUF6036 family nucleotidyltransferase encodes MRANVDAQKLERLMQILGKEAQGSGTIYFTGGASALLVGWRNSTVDVDIRLDPEPLGIFQAIAKLKKELNINIELASPQDFLPPIPGWRDRSVFIGKRGQISFYHYDFTAQALSKLSRGFDRDLKDIEAMYEHKLFSLNELGECFEAIAPELIRFPSLNPDVHQKQSRELD; translated from the coding sequence ATGCGTGCAAACGTTGACGCTCAGAAGTTAGAACGCCTAATGCAAATCTTAGGTAAAGAAGCTCAGGGTTCAGGCACTATCTACTTTACAGGTGGAGCGAGTGCCTTACTGGTGGGATGGCGCAATTCCACAGTCGATGTGGATATCCGTCTAGATCCAGAACCACTGGGCATTTTTCAAGCGATCGCCAAGCTGAAAAAAGAATTGAACATCAACATTGAACTGGCATCTCCGCAGGATTTTCTGCCCCCTATTCCGGGATGGCGCGATCGAAGCGTATTCATTGGCAAACGAGGTCAAATCTCTTTCTATCACTATGATTTTACAGCCCAAGCTCTTTCTAAACTATCGAGAGGCTTTGACCGTGACTTGAAAGATATTGAAGCTATGTACGAACACAAATTATTCTCTTTGAATGAGCTAGGGGAATGCTTTGAAGCGATTGCACCGGAACTAATCCGATTCCCCTCCCTTAACCCAGATGTGCACCAGAAGCAGAGTCGAGAACTTGATTGA
- a CDS encoding Uma2 family endonuclease, which produces MTIATNKITYSFAEYLELEETAAYKNEYQDGEIVPMTGGTTDHNKIAGNFYFYLRLKLPQSNYKIFIGDVKLWIAQYRQATYPDVMLIEGEPIYYETGKTTVTNPRLIVEVLSKSTQNYYQGDKFLYYRSLPELQEYILISQSRPYIMQYNKTEENKWLLTEYEGENASLSLTSVNFALSFQEIYEGVIFNDLP; this is translated from the coding sequence ATGACCATAGCAACAAATAAAATTACCTATAGCTTTGCCGAATATTTAGAATTAGAGGAAACGGCAGCCTATAAAAATGAGTATCAAGATGGGGAAATCGTACCGATGACAGGAGGCACTACCGATCATAATAAAATTGCAGGTAATTTTTACTTTTATTTACGCCTAAAGTTACCCCAGTCTAACTATAAAATATTTATCGGTGATGTGAAATTATGGATAGCGCAATATCGTCAGGCAACCTATCCCGATGTGATGCTAATTGAGGGAGAACCGATTTATTATGAAACTGGTAAGACAACTGTTACCAATCCCAGATTAATAGTAGAAGTCCTCTCAAAATCAACTCAAAATTATTACCAGGGTGATAAATTTCTTTATTATCGTTCGCTGCCGGAATTGCAAGAATATATTCTGATTAGTCAAAGTCGTCCCTATATCATGCAGTATAACAAAACTGAAGAAAATAAATGGTTATTAACGGAATACGAGGGAGAAAATGCCAGTTTATCTTTAACTTCTGTCAATTTCGCTCTCAGTTTTCAGGAAATTTACGAAGGAGTGATATTTAACGATTTGCCTTGA
- the pap gene encoding polyphosphate:AMP phosphotransferase, with product MLSPLDLSLSLDKETYQSQIKDLMEQLRSLQKSCWECKLPVVVVLEGWAAAGKGTLVKKMVNYMDPRGFTVHPILTPSPQEESYPFLWRFWQKLPAKGSIGIFYHSWYTHLLEDRLLNKLPSSQIPLVMRDINTFERQLFDDRVAIAKFWIHLSQKELKTRIKEYAENELESWRVRPEDWQQAKRYDEYASLAEEMITYTSTGAAPWTLVEGNCQRWARVKVLSQLVGTIAQALDQRQLPIEPPVNLPPQAQLLPTEPDYLARVDLSAKLEKEDYKIRLRQAQVELRKLQLKIFQANIPVLVLFEGWDAAGKGGAIKRLTDTLDPRSYQVIAFAAPTEEEHRYHYLWRFWRKLPAAKTIGIFDRSWYGRILVERVEGFAKDMEWRRAYQEINEFEAQLTHSGCVLVKFWLHISPEEQLNRFNERQTNPYRQHKLTDEDWRNREKQPLYHVAVNHMVARTSTPVAPWTIVAANDKYFARVKVIETVIAAIETGLKQRD from the coding sequence ATGTTAAGTCCCCTCGATCTATCTCTTTCCCTTGACAAAGAAACTTATCAATCACAAATTAAAGATTTAATGGAACAACTGCGATCGCTACAGAAGTCCTGTTGGGAATGTAAATTACCCGTGGTGGTGGTTTTGGAAGGTTGGGCGGCGGCAGGGAAGGGAACTTTAGTCAAAAAAATGGTTAACTATATGGATCCTCGCGGTTTTACCGTCCATCCCATTTTAACCCCTTCCCCCCAAGAGGAAAGTTACCCGTTTTTGTGGCGATTTTGGCAAAAACTGCCAGCAAAAGGCAGTATCGGCATTTTTTATCACAGTTGGTACACTCATCTACTAGAGGATAGACTCTTAAACAAATTGCCCTCCTCCCAGATTCCGCTAGTCATGCGCGATATCAACACCTTTGAGCGACAATTATTTGATGATCGGGTTGCGATCGCTAAGTTCTGGATTCACCTCAGTCAAAAGGAATTAAAGACACGCATCAAAGAATACGCCGAAAATGAACTAGAATCTTGGCGCGTGCGTCCAGAAGATTGGCAACAGGCCAAACGTTATGATGAGTATGCCAGTTTAGCCGAGGAAATGATTACCTACACTAGCACGGGGGCCGCCCCTTGGACATTGGTGGAGGGCAACTGTCAACGTTGGGCCCGGGTAAAAGTTCTCTCCCAATTAGTTGGTACGATCGCTCAAGCTTTGGATCAGCGCCAATTACCGATCGAACCTCCTGTCAATCTACCACCCCAAGCCCAATTACTGCCCACAGAACCCGATTATCTAGCAAGAGTAGATTTAAGTGCCAAATTGGAAAAAGAAGACTATAAAATCCGTTTGCGTCAGGCACAGGTAGAATTAAGAAAACTGCAATTAAAGATTTTTCAGGCAAATATCCCCGTTTTAGTCCTTTTTGAAGGGTGGGATGCCGCCGGCAAGGGAGGGGCGATCAAACGCTTAACCGATACCCTCGATCCTCGCAGTTATCAGGTGATTGCCTTTGCTGCCCCGACGGAGGAAGAACACCGCTATCATTACCTCTGGCGCTTCTGGCGCAAATTACCCGCAGCCAAAACTATCGGTATATTCGATCGCAGTTGGTATGGACGGATTTTAGTGGAGAGAGTGGAAGGATTCGCTAAAGATATGGAGTGGCGACGGGCATATCAAGAAATTAACGAATTTGAAGCACAATTAACCCATTCAGGCTGTGTTTTAGTCAAATTCTGGTTACATATCAGCCCCGAAGAACAGTTAAATCGCTTCAACGAGCGCCAAACTAACCCCTATCGTCAGCATAAACTCACCGATGAAGATTGGCGCAATCGAGAAAAACAGCCCCTCTATCATGTGGCAGTTAATCACATGGTAGCCCGCACTAGCACCCCCGTCGCCCCTTGGACGATCGTGGCGGCAAATGATAAGTATTTCGCTCGCGTTAAAGTCATAGAAACAGTAATTGCCGCTATTGAAACCGGTTTGAAACAACGCGATTAA
- the queD gene encoding 6-carboxytetrahydropterin synthase QueD, with translation MAEWIIYKEFRFEAAHRLPHYEGKCRRLHGHSWLGRVYVKSHHLQSQGSQQGMVIDFGEIRQYLQPLLDNFLDHHYLNETTGLENPTSEELSRWLYEKLAKAGLPSLHAVEICETCTSGCTYYP, from the coding sequence ATGGCAGAATGGATTATTTACAAAGAATTTCGCTTTGAAGCAGCCCATCGTTTACCCCACTACGAAGGTAAATGTCGTCGTCTTCATGGTCATAGTTGGCTGGGGCGCGTCTATGTGAAAAGTCATCATTTACAGTCCCAAGGCTCACAACAGGGAATGGTGATAGATTTTGGCGAAATTAGACAATATTTACAGCCATTACTCGATAATTTTCTCGACCATCATTATCTCAATGAAACCACTGGTTTAGAAAATCCCACCAGTGAAGAATTGTCGCGCTGGCTCTATGAAAAATTGGCAAAAGCTGGTTTACCCAGTCTTCATGCCGTCGAAATCTGCGAAACCTGTACCTCCGGATGCACCTATTATCCGTAA
- a CDS encoding Uma2 family endonuclease: MTIATDKITYSFAEYLQLEETAAYKNEYQDGEIVPMTGGTTEHNKIALNFAAYLKFALKGQKYNIFIGDVKLWIAQYRQATYPDVMLIEGEPIYYETGKTTVTNPRLIVEVLSKSTQNYDQGDKFLYYRSLPELQEYILISQSSPYIMQYNKTEENKWLLTEYEGENASLSLTSVNFALSFQEIYEGVTFNIIND; the protein is encoded by the coding sequence ATGACTATAGCCACAGATAAAATTACCTATAGCTTTGCCGAATATTTACAACTAGAGGAAACGGCAGCCTATAAAAATGAGTATCAAGATGGAGAAATCGTACCGATGACAGGAGGCACTACCGAGCATAATAAAATTGCTCTCAATTTTGCCGCTTATTTAAAATTTGCCCTCAAAGGACAGAAATATAATATTTTTATCGGTGATGTGAAATTATGGATAGCGCAATATCGTCAGGCAACCTATCCCGATGTGATGCTAATTGAGGGTGAACCGATTTATTATGAAACCGGCAAGACAACTGTCACCAATCCCAGATTGATAGTAGAAGTCCTCTCAAAATCAACTCAAAATTATGACCAGGGCGATAAATTTCTCTATTATCGTTCGCTGCCGGAATTGCAAGAATATATTCTGATTAGTCAAAGTAGTCCCTATATCATGCAGTATAACAAAACTGAAGAAAATAAATGGTTATTAACGGAATACGAGGGCGAAAATGCTAGTTTATCTTTAACTTCTGTCAATTTTGCTCTCAGTTTTCAGGAAATTTATGAAGGAGTTACTTTTAATATAATCAATGATTAA
- a CDS encoding cobyrinate a,c-diamide synthase — MIIAGERSGVGKTTITLAILAYLISRGDRVQSFKVGPDYIDPMFHTHFTGRPCRNLDPVLTSEDYVKTCFAQHCQNVDYALIEGVMGLFDGIQLSDTQFPDYASTAHIARILGLPLLLVVDCSRLSTSVAAIVRGYQSLDKNLHLAGVILNRVGSDRHRQLLQTALESINMPIVGVLRRQDSLTIPDRHLGLVPRDELGEIRQLQDQLASIAQNCFNWDILLPLLTISSQENLNNQTGANKLFPPIRIGIARDKAFNFYYPDNLDILANLGAELIFWSPLQGANLPENLQGLYFGGGFPEIFAPELAANTPILTQVRKAIASGMPTYAECGGLMYLCEKIIDFEQKNHSMLQIIPQSAIMSPKLTLGYRQAIAQQETILLKAGQPVRGHEFHRSQLSGVSDAPIYQLQPFPKGAINAEGWPGKNLHASYLHLHFGANLSLPKKFLAAGLDFFRTAALS; from the coding sequence ATGATCATCGCAGGAGAAAGAAGCGGAGTCGGCAAAACTACGATTACTCTGGCAATCTTGGCCTATTTAATCAGTCGTGGCGATCGAGTGCAATCTTTTAAAGTCGGGCCCGATTATATCGATCCCATGTTCCATACTCATTTTACCGGTCGCCCCTGTCGCAATCTCGATCCGGTTTTAACTTCTGAAGACTATGTAAAAACCTGTTTTGCCCAACATTGTCAAAATGTCGATTATGCTCTGATTGAAGGGGTAATGGGGCTATTTGATGGTATTCAATTAAGCGATACTCAATTTCCCGATTATGCTAGTACCGCCCATATTGCCCGTATTTTAGGGCTTCCTCTGCTGTTAGTTGTCGATTGCAGTCGCTTATCTACCTCTGTCGCCGCTATTGTCCGCGGTTATCAATCTTTAGACAAAAATCTCCATCTAGCCGGAGTTATTCTCAATCGGGTTGGTAGCGATCGCCATCGGCAATTACTGCAAACCGCCCTAGAATCAATCAATATGCCGATTGTCGGGGTTTTGCGTCGTCAAGATTCCCTGACAATTCCCGATCGCCATCTAGGATTAGTTCCCAGGGATGAACTAGGAGAAATCAGGCAACTGCAAGATCAACTGGCTTCTATTGCCCAAAACTGCTTTAATTGGGATATTCTCTTGCCTTTACTCACTATTTCTTCTCAAGAGAACCTGAACAATCAAACAGGAGCAAATAAGCTTTTTCCCCCTATCCGTATCGGTATTGCCAGAGATAAGGCTTTTAACTTTTATTATCCCGATAATCTCGATATTTTAGCCAATTTAGGCGCAGAATTAATCTTTTGGAGTCCCTTGCAAGGGGCAAATTTGCCCGAAAACCTCCAGGGATTGTACTTTGGTGGCGGTTTTCCAGAAATCTTTGCCCCGGAATTAGCCGCTAACACCCCTATCTTAACTCAGGTGAGAAAAGCGATCGCCTCTGGAATGCCCACCTACGCCGAATGTGGGGGATTAATGTATTTATGTGAAAAAATAATTGATTTTGAGCAAAAAAACCATTCCATGCTGCAAATAATCCCCCAATCTGCTATAATGTCCCCGAAATTAACCTTAGGTTATCGGCAAGCCATCGCCCAACAGGAGACGATACTGCTCAAAGCAGGTCAACCAGTGCGCGGCCATGAATTCCATCGCTCCCAATTAAGCGGGGTGAGCGACGCACCGATTTATCAACTGCAACCATTCCCCAAGGGTGCTATCAATGCCGAAGGGTGGCCAGGCAAGAATCTGCACGCTTCCTATCTCCACCTGCATTTTGGGGCCAATCTCAGCCTGCCGAAAAAATTTTTAGCTGCCGGCCTTGATTTTTTCCGCACAGCTGCGTTAAGCTAA
- the purN gene encoding phosphoribosylglycinamide formyltransferase has protein sequence MMTISPSLISPDLSLADIPLEETLSLGVMASGSGSNFAVLAAAIAKKQLNARIPVLIYNNPDAKVKERADDYNIPAVFLDHRQFKPREELDRAIVKTFQEYGVKWVIMAGWMRIVTPVLLDAFPDRVINIHPSLLPSFKGVRAVEQALAAGVKVTGCTVHIARAEVDSGPILMQAVVPILPDDTAESLHERIQVQEHRIFPVAIALAAKLGL, from the coding sequence ATGATGACAATTTCCCCAAGTTTAATTTCTCCCGATCTCAGTTTGGCCGATATTCCCCTAGAGGAAACCCTCTCTTTAGGAGTGATGGCTTCTGGTAGTGGTTCCAATTTTGCTGTTTTGGCAGCAGCGATCGCCAAAAAACAACTCAATGCCCGGATTCCTGTCCTCATCTACAATAATCCCGATGCCAAGGTAAAAGAAAGAGCCGATGACTACAATATCCCCGCGGTTTTCCTCGATCATCGTCAATTTAAACCCAGAGAAGAACTCGATCGGGCTATAGTCAAAACTTTCCAAGAATACGGCGTAAAATGGGTAATTATGGCGGGCTGGATGCGAATTGTCACCCCGGTGTTACTGGATGCTTTTCCCGATCGCGTGATCAATATCCATCCTAGTTTACTACCCAGTTTTAAAGGTGTGCGTGCCGTGGAACAAGCTTTAGCGGCAGGGGTAAAAGTGACCGGATGTACTGTGCATATCGCTCGCGCAGAGGTAGATAGTGGCCCAATTTTAATGCAAGCAGTGGTTCCCATTCTCCCCGATGATACTGCCGAAAGTCTCCACGAACGCATTCAAGTGCAAGAACATCGCATTTTCCCAGTAGCGATCGCTTTAGCGGCGAAATTAGGCCTATAG
- a CDS encoding iron uptake porin, whose product MLKMFWKSLLVSPAILGATLVASANASSFDPAKSTSVSTEFNNLEIAQVQDNAAGTGELLNQIEQYGNEGQVAPVQGNTIDQVTSVNQLRDVSPTAWAYEALRSLVERYGCIVGYPDRTFRGDRALTRWEFAAGLNACLNVMERLIQDGVNVLKEDLDALKRLMDEFQAELAALGARVDNLESRVSFLENNQFSTTTKLAGEVIFAVTDTVGAGSPASQAAMQYRARLLLNTSFTGQDVLKTRLAAGSATPFGFDYKSTTTLQNGDPASVRFDNLQSPSLFQTWTAAGNGSDVVLDWLAYYTPIDLGYFGRFNTYVAAWGGIWNDFVPTTNPFFEDFDGGNGALSTFASENPIYRIGGGSGAGVSLQLGFLQSIVGPTSLSLGYLAGGGGSSSAANPNPGNGLFNGDYAALAQINANLFNFLNVGFTYVNAYQGADTAIFGNGGSFGVTGTSAANLSQTQLNTLLNVNGNDPNSVTLQDDVGFFNFGAKVSNSYGLTGAVNLGFASLSAFGSYSTVRLLGLGDAEVWTYGAGIAFPDLGKEGNILGLFAGAQPYIGHLSFREMGLKVSNIVPYHVELFYKYQVTDNISITPGVIWISAPEQFKGTGNEWIGTLRGTFTF is encoded by the coding sequence ATGTTAAAAATGTTCTGGAAATCATTGCTGGTTAGCCCGGCGATTTTAGGGGCTACCCTAGTAGCTTCCGCTAATGCTAGTAGCTTCGATCCCGCAAAATCTACCAGTGTTTCTACCGAATTTAACAATCTAGAAATCGCTCAAGTTCAGGACAACGCTGCAGGAACTGGCGAATTACTCAATCAGATCGAACAGTACGGTAACGAAGGTCAAGTTGCACCCGTACAGGGCAACACCATCGATCAAGTCACCAGCGTTAACCAACTGCGCGATGTTTCCCCAACCGCTTGGGCCTATGAGGCCTTAAGAAGCCTTGTGGAGCGCTATGGTTGTATTGTTGGTTATCCCGATCGCACCTTCCGCGGCGACCGAGCTTTAACCCGTTGGGAGTTTGCTGCTGGTTTAAACGCTTGCTTAAACGTGATGGAACGTTTAATTCAAGATGGTGTCAACGTCCTCAAGGAGGACTTAGATGCCCTCAAGCGCTTGATGGATGAGTTCCAAGCCGAATTAGCGGCTTTAGGAGCTAGAGTTGATAACTTAGAAAGCCGGGTGTCTTTCCTCGAAAATAACCAATTCTCCACCACCACCAAATTAGCTGGGGAAGTTATATTTGCCGTCACCGATACGGTCGGTGCTGGTAGCCCCGCCTCCCAGGCTGCCATGCAATACCGCGCTCGTTTGCTGTTAAACACGAGCTTCACCGGTCAGGACGTGTTGAAAACCCGTTTAGCGGCGGGTAGTGCCACTCCCTTCGGATTTGATTACAAATCGACCACCACACTACAAAATGGTGATCCCGCTTCCGTCAGATTCGATAACCTGCAAAGTCCCTCCCTATTCCAAACCTGGACTGCGGCCGGTAACGGTAGCGATGTGGTTCTCGACTGGTTGGCCTACTATACCCCGATTGACTTAGGTTATTTTGGTCGCTTCAATACCTATGTTGCCGCTTGGGGTGGTATTTGGAATGACTTCGTTCCCACCACTAACCCCTTCTTTGAAGACTTCGACGGTGGTAATGGTGCGCTTTCGACCTTCGCTTCCGAAAACCCCATCTACCGTATCGGTGGTGGTTCTGGGGCGGGTGTTAGCCTACAGTTAGGCTTCCTCCAAAGCATTGTCGGTCCGACCTCCCTATCCTTGGGTTACTTAGCCGGTGGTGGTGGCTCTAGTTCTGCGGCCAATCCTAACCCGGGTAATGGTCTCTTTAACGGAGATTACGCCGCTTTAGCACAGATTAACGCTAACCTCTTTAACTTCCTCAACGTCGGCTTCACCTACGTTAACGCTTACCAAGGCGCCGATACCGCCATCTTCGGTAACGGTGGTTCTTTCGGTGTAACGGGGACTTCCGCCGCTAACCTTTCCCAAACTCAGTTAAATACCCTGCTCAACGTCAACGGCAACGATCCTAATAGCGTCACCCTACAGGATGATGTCGGTTTCTTCAACTTTGGCGCGAAAGTATCCAACAGCTACGGTTTAACCGGTGCAGTCAATCTTGGTTTCGCCAGCTTGAGTGCCTTCGGTTCCTACTCCACCGTGCGCTTACTCGGTCTCGGTGATGCGGAAGTGTGGACCTACGGTGCTGGTATTGCCTTCCCCGACTTAGGTAAAGAAGGAAATATCTTAGGTCTGTTTGCTGGTGCGCAGCCCTACATCGGTCACTTAAGCTTCCGAGAAATGGGTCTAAAAGTATCTAACATCGTTCCCTACCACGTTGAATTGTTCTACAAGTACCAAGTCACCGACAATATTTCTATCACCCCCGGTGTCATCTGGATTTCTGCACCTGAACAGTTCAAAGGCACTGGTAACGAGTGGATTGGCACTCTCCGCGGAACCTTTACCTTCTAG